The DNA segment CAGCTTTTTTCGCCAAATTTTCAAGCTTGGATTTTACCTCCGCGCTCGGTATTTTCGCGCTTATAGAAGCGTTTGCGGTATCTATAACCTTGGTTGTGATTTGCATCGATTTCCTTTAAAAAATAAAAATTTCCTAGAGTGTAGCAAAATTTTCCTTATTCATAGTATAAATTTAAGCGCGCAAAAGGCGAATTTAAGTAAAATCATTTATCAAATTTAAACAGGCGAAATTTAAATCAGGAATGCGAATGCAAAAAAATTTAAAAAATGAGGATTTAAAAAAAGAAAAATTTGAAAGCTGCGTCGAGCAGATGCTGAGTCTAGTCGGCGAAGATCCGCGCAGAGAGGGGCTAGCCAAAACTCCCGAGCGCGTTTTTAAGGCATTCGAGTTTCTAACGAGCGGCTACTGGCAAGACCCCAAAGTCGTGCTAAACGACGCGCTATTTGACAGCTCCAACAACGAAATGGTACTCGTGCGCGATATCGAATTTTACAGCCTTTGCGAGCATCATTTGTTGCCGTTTTTCGGGCGCGTGCACGTAGCCTACATCCCAAATCACAAGGTCGTTGGCCTTAGCAAAATCCCGCGCATGGTAAATATCTTCGCCCGCCGCCTGCAGATCCAAGAGCAGCTCACCGAGCAGATCGCCGAAGCCGTGCAAGACGTCATCAAGCCAAAAGGCGTGGGCGTCGTCATCGAGGCGCGGCACATGTGTGTGGAGATGCGAGGCGTGGGCAAGATCAACTCGACCACGACCACATCGGCGCTGCGAGGCTGCTTTTTAAAGAGTAGCGAGACTAGGCGCGAGTTTTTCTCCCTCATAAATTCGCACAAAGAATTGAGATTTTAGTGAATTTAGATAGCTTAAAATCAAAACTGGGCGCAAATTTATCTCTCTCTAGCGTCTTTGGCGTGATAGAGCGAATTTCTGCTACGACGATAGAGATCTCGGGTCTGCGCCCCAGCATCGGCGACATCGTGCAAATTTGCGCTAAAGACAAGAGCAAAAGTGGGCTGGCGATGGTGACTGAGGTGCGGCAAAATACCGCGCTCATCTCGCCCTTTGGCTTTGTAGAGGGCTACAAAATCGGCGACTTCGTCTATCAAAGCGACCAAGGTATGAAAATCCCCGTGGGCGACGCTCTTTTGGGACGCGTGGTGGATCCTTTTATGAATCCTAAAGACGGCAAAGGCGCGATCGTCGCGACCGAATACGCCCCGATAATGCGCGCTCCGATCGATGCGATGAAGCGCGGGCTGATAGATGAAATTTTTAGCGTCGGAGTTAAAAGCATCGACGGGCTGCTAACCTGCGGCAAGGGCCAGAAGCTAGGCATTTTTGCGGGTTCGGGCGTAGGTAAAAGCACGCTAATGGGTATGATAGTGAAAAACTCGCAAGCCCCGATCAAAGTAGTCGCACTTATCGGCGAGCGCGGCCGCGAGGTGCCGGAGTTTATCGAGAAAAATTTACGCGGCGACCTAAGCGGCACCGTAGTCATCGTAGCCACCAGCGACGATAGCCCGCTGATGCGAAAATACGGCGCTTTTTGCGCGATGAGCGTGGCCGAATACTTTAAAAACCAAGGCAAAGACGTGCTTTTTATCATGGATAGCGTGACGAGGTTTGCTATGGCGCAGCGAGAGATAGGTCTTGCTCTTGGCGAGCCGCCGACGTCCAAGGGCTACCCGCCCTCCGTGCTCACCCTACTGCCTCAGCTGATGGAGCGAGCGGGCAAAGAGGAGGGCAAGGGCAGCATAACGGCCTTTTTCACGGTGCTAGTAGACGGCGACGATATGAGCGATCCGATAGCCGACCAGAGCCGCTCGATCCTAGACGGCCACATCGTGCTTAGCCGCGAGATGACGGACTTTGGCATCTATCCACCTATAAACATCCTAAACTCGGCCTCGCGCGTGATGAGCGACATCGCGAGCAAAGAGCACAGAGCAAACGCCGCCAAGCTAAAGCGCCTATACTCCTTGCTCAAAGAAAACGAAGTGCTGCTGCGCATCGGCGCGTATCAAAAAGGTAGCGACAAAGAGCTTGACCTTGCGATCTCAAAAAAAGAATTTATCAACGCCTTCCTAAAACAAGACGCCGAAGAGGGATTTAGCTTTGAGCAGACGCAGGAGCTGCTAGGCGGGATAAATTAGCCGAATTTACGAGTAGCTCAAATTTGACCTATTTGCCGAGATTTTTATAAATTTGCTCCAAATTTTATCCAAGCGCTGCGGTCTGCGGCTAAATTTGAAGCTCAAATTTGTGCTTTTGCCGTAAAATTTGCCCCATTAAAATGAATTTAAGCGTATCCGTTTTCATCAAATTTAACGAACCGGATCTAATCCGGCAGATTAAAAAGCGTTAAATTTAAGATAAAATTTGCATAAGCGATACAAAAGGATCAAATTTGAGCAGAAACTACGACGAAAATTCGCTGGTTTTACAGGATGATTTTTACCGCATCGCGGTTGGCTGCGCGTTCTTGCTCGGCATTAACCTTTCTATGATATTTCTAATATTTTTTAGCGGCATAGTAGACTGGCAAAGCGGCCCCCTTTGGGAGGTTTTCAGAGCCGAAGCGATGCGAGACGGCAGATTTGTTTCGATGTTTATAGCCGGTATTTTTATGAATATTTTAGCCGCCGCCGACCTAATCAAAAAACTCAAAAATCCCTCGCTCGTTTACCTTTACGAGGATAAAATTTTCCAAACCAAAAAGGGAGTAACGATAAATTTGGCAGATATCACCCAAATGCGAAAATCGCCCTATCAAATTTTAGGAGCGATACCGAAAAATCCGCTTTCCGCGATCGTAATTCCATTTATGTTCGTCTTGGCCGCGTTTGTTTTTTATGTGCTGATTTTTATCGCAAAATGCGTGCTCAGAGCCTTTGATAAGGATGTAAATTTAAGCTACTTTTGCAACCTTGCCGTATTTAGCCAAACAAGCGTTATAAATATTTATTTCATCTCAAAATCAGACTACACCGCGGTGCGGGAGTATTTTGCGTCAAAGCTGGGCACAGACGTCGCGAGCGCGCCATGGACGGTTAAATTTTACGACCCCGGAAACCTCAATCAGCTTTAAATTTAACGCTTTCTTTCGTCTTTACCTCGCGTCGAATTTTACCGGGCAAAGATACGAATTTATCTAAAAAAAGGGTGTAAATTCGGATTTATTTCGCTAAATTTCACCCAAAATGCGAAAATTTTAATTTTTAAATTTTCTAAAACCTTAAGAAATCAAACTAAGTTTAGGATATTTTTTATCTTTTTATCTCAAATTTAACCCAAACAGCGATGTTTTAATTATTTGATAAAGAAATTCAATATACTAACTCTATCAAAAAACGGCTAAATTTGAAAAAATTAAGCTAAAATTTTAATCAAAAATTTATAAAATTTGTTATATTATCGTCGCGAAAATAAAAGGGATAAAATATATCCTAATTGATAAAGGTCAAGCGTGAGAGTATATCTAGACAACAATGCCACGACGATGGTCGATCCCGAAGCCTTCGAGCTTATGAAGCCGTTTTTCTGCGAAAAATACGGCAATCCAAACTCGCTTCATAGATTCGGCTCCGAGACGCACCCGGCGCTTCGCCGCGCGATGGATCAGCTCTATGCGGGCATAAACGCGAGCGATAACGACGACATCGTGGTCACGGGCTGCGCCACCGAGAGCAACAACTGGGTAGCTAAGGGCGTATTTTTCGATCATATATTAAATAAAGACAAAGATCACGTCATCATTAGCGCCGTCGAGCACCCGGCTATCTCGGCGACCTTCGAGTTTCTCAAAAAATACGGCGTGCGCGTGAGCCGCGTGCCCGTCAATGAAAACGGCCTGCTCGATCCAAACGACCTAAGAAAGCTCATCGACGACAAAACAGCGCTCGTTAGCATCATGTGGGCAAATAACGAAACGGGCACCATTTTCCCGATCAAAGAGTGTGCGGCAATCGCTCACGAGCACGGCGCGCTATTTCACACCGACGCGACGCAAACCGTCGGCAAGATCAAGATAAACGTGCGCGAGATGGGTGTGGATTTTATGAGCTTTTCGGCGCATAAATTTCACGGACCAAAAGGCGTAGGCGGCCTATATATCAAGGATTCGCAAAAGCTAACGAGTCTGCTCCACGGCGGCGAGCATATGGGCGGCAGACGCAGCGGAACGCTCGATGTCGCGGGCATCGTCGGCATGGCGCAAGCGCTGGAAAACAGCAACAAGCTAATCGAGTTTGAAAATCTGCACGTTAGACGCCTGCGCGACAAGCTCGAGGACGCGCTGCTAGAGCTACCCGACGTCTCGGTCGTGGGAGAGCGCGCTCACAGGCTGCCAAACACCATCCTAGCCGCTATCAAAGGTGTCGAGGGCGAGGCGATGCTATGGGATCTAAATCAGGCCGGTATCGCGGCGTCTACGGGCTCGGCGTGCGCGTCCGAGACGCTAGAGAGCAACCCGATAATGGAAGCCATCGGAGCTAGCAGCGATCTGGCGCATACTGCGCTGAGGCTGTCGCTATCGAGGTTTAACACCGAAGAAGAGATCGACTATGCGATAGAACATATCAAAAAGGCGGTGGTGAGGTTAAGGGGTATTTCAAGCACGTACGCCTATGCTCCTAGCGAAAAGTAGCGGCTTGTCTTTTTCCTTTATACGTCGTTAGAAATTTCGCCGAAGCTCGGTTACGTATTTCGTATACGCGCCCTCGCTCGGCTTATTTCCGCCTCGTCTCCTCGTAGCGAAGTTTAGCTTCACTGCGTTCGCTACTGCAAGCAGAGCGTTACGAGCGTTTGTGCGAAGTAAAAAGAAAAAATACTTCGCCTTAACAACTTAAATTTCATAAATTTGGTTCAAATTTGGGTTTTTAAGAATCCAAATTTGAGTTAAATAAAAAGTGCAAGCTGAAGTATTTTGAGATGATTTTTGAGGTTGCGCAGGTAAAATTTAGCGTAGGCTGGACAGATAGTCCGCCGAGCTAAATTTTAGCAAGCTCCGCGAAAAGCGCTCAAAAGACGAAGCGCAAAAAAAGGAAATAAAATGGCAAAAAACGACCTAATCGGCGGCTCCATCTGGGACGAATACTCCCAAAACGTCCAAGACCGTATGAACAACCCCAAATTTATGGGCGAGATAACGCAGGACGAAGCCAAAGCAAGAGGCGGCAAGCTCATCGTGGCGGATTTTGGCGCCGAAAGCTGCGGCGACGCGGTGAGGCTGTATTGGCTCGTGGACGAGAAAACCGACCGCATCATAGACGCTAAATTTAAAAGCTTCGGCTGCGGCACGGCGGTAGCGAGCTCCGATACGATGGCCGAGCTTTGCATCGGCAAGACCGTGGATGAGGCCGTAAAAATCACTAACATCGACGTGGAAAAAGCTATGCGCGACACTCCCGATATCCCTGCCGTCCCGCCGCAAAAGATGCACTGCTCGGTTATGGCCTACGACGTTATCAAGGCCGCCGCGGCGCAGTATAAGGGCGTGGATCCTGAGCATTTCGAGGACGAGATCATCGTATGCGAGTGCGCGCGTGTGAGCCTAGGCACGATCAAGGAGGTCATCCGCCTAAACGACCTGCGCACGGTCGAGGAAATCACGCAATACACCAAAGCGGGCGCCTTTTGCAAATCCTGCGTGCGCCCGGGCGGACACGAGAAGCGCGAGTATTATCTCGAGGATATCCTCGCCGAGACCAGAGCCGAGATGGAGCTAGAGGAAAAGCAAGCCGTGCTGGATGCGCAGATATCGGGTAAATTTGACGACGTGAGCTTTGAAAATATGACCGTCGTGGGCCAACTAAAAGCCATCGAGAGCGTCATCGACGAGCAGATCCGCCCGATGCTGATGATGGACGGCGGCAATATGGAGATCCTCGATCTGCAAAAAGACGCCGAGGGTAAATTTGACGTCTACATCCGCTATATGGGCGCTTGCAGCGGCTGTGCGAGCGGCGCGACGGGCACGCTTTACGCGATCGAAAACGTGTTGCAAGAAAACCTCAGTCCAAATATCCGCGTTTTGCCTATCTAAATTTGAGATTTTCGTATGCACGGCCGTGAAATTTGACGGACGCGGCGTCTAAATTTTAGGCTTTATTTTAATCGGCGTAAATTGCTTGGCGAGGAACGGCGCTCAAATTCGCATCTAAATCCGAGCGGTTAAATTTAGCCGCTCTCTCCTCTTTTATATTTTTTGCCATTGTTTAGTTTGCAAATTTAACGCGACCGGGATAAACTGCGAAAAATAAAAGCGGCGGCTAAATTTACTCGTCTTGAGCCATAAAATTTAAAGCAAAGCTAAAGGAGATGAATTTGCCGTTAATTCATGCGTTTTCGTTTGACGGGTTAAATTTTGCAAGCAGACTAAATTTGACCGATTAAACGAACCTATCGTAGGTAAATTTATAGCAAAATTTATCGTGAATATTTTTTATATTTTTAGATTTTGAGGTTAAATTTAAGGATATTTAAAAAGTCCGTCGCCAAGCTAGGCGCTTCCAGGCTGCTGCCAAGCCGTGTCGGCATCACAATCCAAGAGTAGCGACTACGCACTCGCAAATCTGGCGATCGGCGGGATAAATTTGACGGCAAATTTTATTTTCGGGATTTGGTTAAATTCATCGTTCTAACGAGGGGCAAATTTTAAGGGCTTTGTATAGATGGATACGTTAAAAGGGCGGTTAATATCGGGCGGAGAAGCGACAAACGTCGCGGCGAGGTAGCGACGCGAGATCCGCTTAAAATTTGCGCTAAATTTTAAGTTTTAGCGGGCTCCGTCATACGTGACGGCCTGCATCTTGATTTATGCAAATTTATAAATTTGAGCGAGTTTCCCTGCGCGGCGGTTAAATTTGTCGCGATGCGGTTTGCGTTTCGTAAATTTTAAGGATATTTAAAAAGTCCGCCGCCAAGGGACGACGGACTGAAAGGCTTAAGCGACGTCGGAGCCACCAAGCTAGGCCCTCCAAGCTAAGTCGCTAAGCTCAGCGCTGCTAAAGCTAAGCTCAACACCGCTAAGCTATATTTAAGTCGCCAGGGACGACGGACTGAAATGCTTAAGCGATATTGGCGTCGCCAAGCTCGACATTGCTCTCAAAGGTGCCTACCAAATTCACTTCATTTTTCTCTATCGTGCCGCTACCGTCTGCATCATTTACCTGATATACCTTGGTTTTGTCGTTTCCTTTGACGGCTACTATGGATTTTCCGTTTGCGGTAATTGTTTTAAACGTCTTGCCGTTGCCGAACAACTGGCCGAAATCACCGTTTGCATAGTCATTCTCGTCGATATTGCCGGCTACATCGGTAGTATAAATTTTACCGTTTTCCAGCCCTTTCTCTGCATTTGACGCGACTTTATTTACTTTTTTATCGGTAGCTCCCAGCGCGCTAAAGTCTATTTTGTCTTGCTGCTCAAAGCCTTCTATACTTAGCTTATTTCCGGCTGCTTCGGCGCCTAATTTGACGGTATCTGATTTTGTGTTACCCGCTTTGATCGTAAGCTTTTTGTCGTTGTATTTTATCTTGCCAAGATCAAGCGTGCCGTCGCCTTCATTTTTTAAAGTAAGGTTCGAAGAAAGCTTGATCTCCTTAGCTCCGCTCTTGTTTAGATAGTCTAAGCCTTTTCCGTCAAGGGCTTCGCTTGAGTCGACATAAATCTTTTCTATACCTTTAAAGCTGACTTTTCCGGCGTTGACGTCTTTGATACCTATTTGCCTTCCATTCGCGACTCCTGTCTCGCCTCTAGTCACGGTTACAGCATCGTTGTCTTTGCCCTCTTGATCAACCATATCCACGCTCTTTACGGTAGTTCCGTCGGCATCGTATTTGACGGTCTTTAGTACAATACTTCCTGTATGCCCCCAGTCTTGGATCTCTACGGATACTTTCTTGCCGTCTTTGGTTTCGGTAAGGGTGTATTTGTTTTCTCCTGCATTCGTGACTTCGACTTTATGCCCGTCTTTTTCATATACGCTATTTTTATATTTATCTACACGTTTTAATAAAAATTTACCGGCAACCTTTTCGTAATTTCGAACATCATCATACTCATGATCACCGGTGAGCGTAAATTTCTCTCCGCTTGCAAATTTGATTTCTGATATCTTCAAATTGTCTATCGTGTCAGGATTAAAAGGGGTAAGATCTCTCACCGTCAGCTCGTTTTTATTAGAAAGCTGCACGGATGTCGCCTTGCCATCATTATCTAATCTAAAAACGTCATTCGTGTAGTTATTCACGACGGTAGAGCTCGCTTTGTTTAGAGCGTCTTGAGCTCCGGTAGCTAAAGCAATAGCGTCGTTTAAAGTCTTATGCTCCTTTAGGTTATAGGTGAAATCACCTTTTTTGATGCTTTCGACTTTTCCGTCGGCATCGAGATTATAAGTCTTACCCTCTTTTTCTATACTTTTTACCAGATTATTATCGGTGTCGGTATTGATAGTGTATCCGTTTATAGAACCGTCATATATCTTGCCGTTTATGAGAGGGATCTTCAGGTCGTCTTTCAAGTCTTTAGTGCCCGTGATCTTAAAATCACCGTCCAGGATAGGTTTATCTTTAAACACATAGTCATTGACCTTAGTTATCTTATACTGAGGATTATCCGGATTATGGAGCGAAGGAGCTTTTTCGGTTTCGATTTTATAGGTTTGTTGCTCGGCGCCGTTTGCCTTAAATTTACCGTTAGCGTAATCAAACTCCGCCTTTGACATCGTGTCGTAGTCAGCCTTGACGCCCGGTTTTAGTATAAAGCCTTCGGCTTTGTTTGGGTTGTTTGGGTCGGTGCCTTTGAGTGCGGCTACGGCATTACCGTCTTTTGAGAGGAAGCTAAACTGCTCTACTCCACCTTTATAAATAGTGCCGCCTTTGTCGTTTGATTTTAGCAGCGGCTTATCTGTATATTTAGGGCCATCGGCGGCATTTTCATCTACCTCGTATAGTTTATTGTCTTTGCCTACTACAAGCGCTTTTCCTTCGGCTACCTTATCGTTGCCAAGATCCACGGTGTATTTTCCGTCTTCGCTCTTATAGACGTTTGTGTCGCCTACTTTTTTTAGGACGGTTCCTTTCTCCTCGGCTTTAGCGGTTGCTTTTGCGGTTTTTTCCTCGGCTTTGGCTTTCTCCAGCTCGGCTTGCGCTTTTTGCAAAGCGGCTTTGAGCTCTTCGTTATCAGGATCTTTATTTAGATTCGCTTTAGCGATATCTTCTTTGGCTTTTTTTAGTGCGACTATGGCAGTAGCGGCATCGGCTTTAGCCTGGGCGACTTTTGCTGAAGAGTTTGTGATCGCTGATTTATTATTATTATGATCGATTAGCGCTCCTTTGTCGCCGTCTTGATATGCTTTGTCGGCGGCGGCGGCTTTGGTATCGGCGGCGGTTTTGTTTGCATCGGCTTTAGCCTTTAGGGCATCATTTGGATTATCTCCGGAATTTAAATTCAGCTCTTTAGCCCATGCATCCAGCTTGGCTTTGGCTGCTAATTTTTGTTGGTATGTTAATTCGTTGGATATTTCTATCTCCTCTTTAATCACATATATTTTGGAATTTTCGTCGATCTTTTCTTTCAAAACTTTGGCTATAGCTTGTTCGCTCTGGGCTTTGACCTTATCCTCATATGCCTTTTTAACCGCATCCAGTAGAGGGGCTTCTTTGGCTACGGCTTTTGAGTGGTCCACTTGCTTCTCGGCTACTTTTTCTTGTTTATCCGCTACGTCTTTTGTTTTATCCGCTATAGTTACATTGTCTTTTGCTTCATCGAGATTTTTTTGATCCAATGTTCTGCCAAGCTTGCTTACTATATCTTTTGCTTTTTCCAGAGCTTCTCTTTGTTTATCGGTAGTAGATGGATCATCTATCTTGTTTTGGATATGGTTTAGGGCGTATTGTTTTATGCCGTTGTGGTTATTTATCGCATGTTCGACGGCTTCTTTGATCTCTTTTGCTATATCGGCATCTTTTTTGGCTTGCTCGGCCGCTTCTTTTGCTTTTTGTAGGTTTTCTTCTGCTTGTTTTACGGCCTCTTCTTTTGCTTTTTGTTTTTGTTCTTCCGGAGTTAGAGGTTTTGGGTTATTGCTTCCGCCTGAGCTTCCACCTCCAGGATTTGGGGTAGGAGCAGGAGGGGTAGGAGGAGTAGGAGGGGTAGGAGTGCTTCCTCCTTCTTCATATATATCAGTAGTAGCAGTAGTGTTATCCAAAGCTTTTTGTAGTGCATCCGCATCTACGGACGGGAATATGGATTTTGTGATTTGGGCCAGTTGATGACTGTTTAATACAGTCAAATTTCCTTTTAGGGCTTCTTGTTTTATGACCTGGGCTATCTGGGTAGGGGTGCTGGTGTCTTTGATATTTTTCAGTATATTGGCAAAGCTTGCTATCTTTTCTGTTATGCTTCCGCTGCTTGGAACGTTTTCTATAGCTTTATGAGCTATCTCGGCAGCTTTTAATTTATTTAAGAATAGTTTTTGAGCTTTAAGTTCTTCCGGTTTGGTATAGGTATTGCTCATAGCAGCTTTCAACATCTCAGATACTACGAAAGCTTTTGAGTTGCCTTCTTTTAGCTTATCTATCCAAAATTTGGAACCCTTAGGATCCTGGGCTATGGTTTTACCGAATAAATTCGAGTAGATATGATTTACGAAGTCTTCGTTTGAGTTTTTACCCGCAAAATACTCCTGGGCAGGGGTGGAATTTAACATCTGCTGGGCTACTTGGCTCGTGTTTAGGCCTTGTTTCTTTGCAAGATTAAACCA comes from the Campylobacter rectus genome and includes:
- the folE gene encoding GTP cyclohydrolase I FolE, whose product is MQKNLKNEDLKKEKFESCVEQMLSLVGEDPRREGLAKTPERVFKAFEFLTSGYWQDPKVVLNDALFDSSNNEMVLVRDIEFYSLCEHHLLPFFGRVHVAYIPNHKVVGLSKIPRMVNIFARRLQIQEQLTEQIAEAVQDVIKPKGVGVVIEARHMCVEMRGVGKINSTTTTSALRGCFLKSSETRREFFSLINSHKELRF
- the fliI gene encoding flagellar protein export ATPase FliI; the protein is MNLDSLKSKLGANLSLSSVFGVIERISATTIEISGLRPSIGDIVQICAKDKSKSGLAMVTEVRQNTALISPFGFVEGYKIGDFVYQSDQGMKIPVGDALLGRVVDPFMNPKDGKGAIVATEYAPIMRAPIDAMKRGLIDEIFSVGVKSIDGLLTCGKGQKLGIFAGSGVGKSTLMGMIVKNSQAPIKVVALIGERGREVPEFIEKNLRGDLSGTVVIVATSDDSPLMRKYGAFCAMSVAEYFKNQGKDVLFIMDSVTRFAMAQREIGLALGEPPTSKGYPPSVLTLLPQLMERAGKEEGKGSITAFFTVLVDGDDMSDPIADQSRSILDGHIVLSREMTDFGIYPPINILNSASRVMSDIASKEHRANAAKLKRLYSLLKENEVLLRIGAYQKGSDKELDLAISKKEFINAFLKQDAEEGFSFEQTQELLGGIN
- a CDS encoding NifS family cysteine desulfurase, translated to MRVYLDNNATTMVDPEAFELMKPFFCEKYGNPNSLHRFGSETHPALRRAMDQLYAGINASDNDDIVVTGCATESNNWVAKGVFFDHILNKDKDHVIISAVEHPAISATFEFLKKYGVRVSRVPVNENGLLDPNDLRKLIDDKTALVSIMWANNETGTIFPIKECAAIAHEHGALFHTDATQTVGKIKINVREMGVDFMSFSAHKFHGPKGVGGLYIKDSQKLTSLLHGGEHMGGRRSGTLDVAGIVGMAQALENSNKLIEFENLHVRRLRDKLEDALLELPDVSVVGERAHRLPNTILAAIKGVEGEAMLWDLNQAGIAASTGSACASETLESNPIMEAIGASSDLAHTALRLSLSRFNTEEEIDYAIEHIKKAVVRLRGISSTYAYAPSEK
- a CDS encoding iron-sulfur cluster assembly scaffold protein NifU; its protein translation is MAKNDLIGGSIWDEYSQNVQDRMNNPKFMGEITQDEAKARGGKLIVADFGAESCGDAVRLYWLVDEKTDRIIDAKFKSFGCGTAVASSDTMAELCIGKTVDEAVKITNIDVEKAMRDTPDIPAVPPQKMHCSVMAYDVIKAAAAQYKGVDPEHFEDEIIVCECARVSLGTIKEVIRLNDLRTVEEITQYTKAGAFCKSCVRPGGHEKREYYLEDILAETRAEMELEEKQAVLDAQISGKFDDVSFENMTVVGQLKAIESVIDEQIRPMLMMDGGNMEILDLQKDAEGKFDVYIRYMGACSGCASGATGTLYAIENVLQENLSPNIRVLPI
- a CDS encoding DUF4214 domain-containing protein — translated: MKNLNLIKFKIKKRIIGRNLLFRPIRFERLEFNLKRSREVSAIGRSCPFIFVKKFIICYNSRVFYKFKQGDDMSITSIDISALYITMFNRVPEGAGHKFWFNLAKKQGLNTSQVAQQMLNSTPAQEYFAGKNSNEDFVNHIYSNLFGKTIAQDPKGSKFWIDKLKEGNSKAFVVSEMLKAAMSNTYTKPEELKAQKLFLNKLKAAEIAHKAIENVPSSGSITEKIASFANILKNIKDTSTPTQIAQVIKQEALKGNLTVLNSHQLAQITKSIFPSVDADALQKALDNTTATTDIYEEGGSTPTPPTPPTPPAPTPNPGGGSSGGSNNPKPLTPEEQKQKAKEEAVKQAEENLQKAKEAAEQAKKDADIAKEIKEAVEHAINNHNGIKQYALNHIQNKIDDPSTTDKQREALEKAKDIVSKLGRTLDQKNLDEAKDNVTIADKTKDVADKQEKVAEKQVDHSKAVAKEAPLLDAVKKAYEDKVKAQSEQAIAKVLKEKIDENSKIYVIKEEIEISNELTYQQKLAAKAKLDAWAKELNLNSGDNPNDALKAKADANKTAADTKAAAADKAYQDGDKGALIDHNNNKSAITNSSAKVAQAKADAATAIVALKKAKEDIAKANLNKDPDNEELKAALQKAQAELEKAKAEEKTAKATAKAEEKGTVLKKVGDTNVYKSEDGKYTVDLGNDKVAEGKALVVGKDNKLYEVDENAADGPKYTDKPLLKSNDKGGTIYKGGVEQFSFLSKDGNAVAALKGTDPNNPNKAEGFILKPGVKADYDTMSKAEFDYANGKFKANGAEQQTYKIETEKAPSLHNPDNPQYKITKVNDYVFKDKPILDGDFKITGTKDLKDDLKIPLINGKIYDGSINGYTINTDTDNNLVKSIEKEGKTYNLDADGKVESIKKGDFTYNLKEHKTLNDAIALATGAQDALNKASSTVVNNYTNDVFRLDNDGKATSVQLSNKNELTVRDLTPFNPDTIDNLKISEIKFASGEKFTLTGDHEYDDVRNYEKVAGKFLLKRVDKYKNSVYEKDGHKVEVTNAGENKYTLTETKDGKKVSVEIQDWGHTGSIVLKTVKYDADGTTVKSVDMVDQEGKDNDAVTVTRGETGVANGRQIGIKDVNAGKVSFKGIEKIYVDSSEALDGKGLDYLNKSGAKEIKLSSNLTLKNEGDGTLDLGKIKYNDKKLTIKAGNTKSDTVKLGAEAAGNKLSIEGFEQQDKIDFSALGATDKKVNKVASNAEKGLENGKIYTTDVAGNIDENDYANGDFGQLFGNGKTFKTITANGKSIVAVKGNDKTKVYQVNDADGSGTIEKNEVNLVGTFESNVELGDANIA